One Streptomyces sp. CG4 genomic window, GCTGTTCGAAGGCGCGCTCGGCGCGGTCGTCCTCGTCGACACCCGGCGCCTGGAGGTCAGCTTCGACGTCATGGGCCGGCTGGAGGAGTGCGGCGTGCCCTTCGTCGTCGCCGTCAACACCTTTCCGGACGCGCCCCGTTACCCCGTCGAGGAACTGCGTACCGCACTCGACCTGACCCCGGAGATCCCGATCATGGAGTGCGACGTACGGCGCCGGGCCTCCAGCAGGGACGTGCTGATGACCCTGATGCGCTTCCTGCACGCGCTGGCCATGTCCCGCGCCCGCACCTGACCCCTACCTCATCCGAACCCGGTCCGACCGCGGTCGGACGACCCCCACAACCTTCCCGTTCCGGAGCGACACCGTGACGTCTGATTCCTCCTCGCTGACCGACACCGACACCGACCCCATCCCCGGCCCGCCGCCCGGCTGCCCCGCGCACAACCTCGGCCCCGGCGGCCTGCAGCGGCTCTACGGCCCCGACGCGCAGGACCTGGGCGACCTCTACGAGCGGCTGCGGGAGCAGCACGGCACCGTGGCGCCCGTGCTGCTGCACGAGGACGTACCGATGTGGGTGGTCCTCGGGCACGCCGAGAACCAGCACCTGGTGCGCAGCCCCTCCCTCTACACCCGCGACAGCCGGATCTGGAGCCCGCTGGCGGACGGCACGGTCAAGGCCGACCACCCGCTCATGCCGCACATCGCCTGGCAGCCGATCTGTTCGCATGCCGAGGGCGACGAGCACCAGCGGCTGCGCGCGGCGGTCACCGCGGCCATGACCACCATCGACTACCGCACCCTGCGCCGCCACATCGGCCTGCACACCCAGAGCCTGGTCAACAGGTTCTGCGAACGCGGCCGGGCCGACCTGGTCTCCCAGTTCGCCGACCATCTGCCGATGGCTGTCATGTGCGAGATCCTCGGCATGCCGGAGGAGTACAACGACCGGATGGTGCAGGCCGCGCGGGACGCTCTGAAGGGCACCGAGACCGCCATCCAGAGCCACAGCTACGTCATGGACGCGCTGAGCCGGCTCACCACCCGGCGCCGCACCCGGCCCGAGGAGGACTTCACCAGTCACCTCGTCACCCACCCGGCCGGACTCAGCGACGACGAGGTCCGCGAACACCTGCGGCTCGTCCTCTTCGCGGCCTACGAGGCCACCGCGAACCTCCTCGCCAACGCGCTGCGCATGGTCCTCACCGAGCCCGGCTTCCGCGCCCGGCTCAGCGGCGGCCAGATGACCGTGCCGGAGGCGATCGAGCAGTCCCTGTGGGACGAGCCGCCGTTCAGCACCGTCCTCGGCTACTACGCCAAGCAGGACACCGAGCTGGGCGGGCAGCGCATCCGCAAGGGCGACGGCCTGCTCTTCGCGCCCGCGCCGGGCAACCTCGACCCGCGCATCCGCCCGGACCTGTCCGCGAGCATGCAGGGCAACCGCTCCCACCTAGCCTTCGGCGGCGGCCCGCACGAATGCCCCGGACAGGACATCGGCCGCGCCATCGCCGACGTCGGCGTCGACGCGCTGCTGACCCGGCTCTCCGACGTCCAACTGGACTGCGCGGAAGAGGAGTTGCGCTGGCGTTCGTCCATCGCCTCCCGGCATCTGGTGGCTCTGCCCGTGCGCTTCGAACCGAAGCCGCAGCAGGACGTCAACCTCCCGCCGCGTCCCATGGCCGTACCCGCACAGCGTGCCTGGCAGGCCGACCCCCTGCGCACCGAGCAGGCCCCGGCCGCCGAAGCCCGTCCCGCCACGCCGCCCCCCGCCGCCCCGGAGCCCCACCCCACGGCCCCGGAGCCGGCCCGCCGCCCGCGGGGCATCTGGCAGCGCCTGCTCCACTGGTGGCGCGGAGAGTGACCGGAGTCAGCTCTCGCCGGCCCAGGCGTCGTACGACGCCCAGGCCCGGAGCGTGCGGGTGCTGACGAACGCGTGCTCCGCACCGGTGACCGGATCGGTGAACTCCAGCCTCCGCGCGAGCAGTTGCAGCGGACGCCGGAAGTCACCGGCCGGCACCGGGCCGGTCACCTCCGGATACAGCGGATCGCCGAGGATGGGCACGCCGAGCGCGTTCAGATGCACCCGCAGCTGATGGGTCTGGCCGGTCGCCGGCACCAGCCGGTACCGGCCCAGCCCGCCCCGGTGTCCGGCCAGCTCCACATACGTCTCGGCGTTCGGCTCGCCCGCGACCTCCCGGGCCGCCTGCACCCCGCGCTCCTTCACGATCCGGCTGCGCACGGTCCGCGGCAGCATCAGCCCGGGGTCGTACGGCGCGATCGCCTCGTACTCCTTGCGCACCCGCCGGTCCTGGAAGAGTGTCTGGTACGTCCCGCGCTCCTCGGGCCGCACGGTGAACAGCACCAGCCCCGCCGTCAGCCGGTCCAGACGGTGCGCGGCGGTCAGTGCCGGGAGGCCCAGCTCACACCGCAGCCGGGCCAGCGCGGTCTGCGTGACATGCGTGCCGCGCGGGGTCGTGGCGAGGAAGTGCGGCTTGTCGACGACGACGATGTGCGCGTCCTGGTGGACCACGTCCACGGGGAACGGCACCGGCACCTCGGCCGGCAGCTCGCGCTGGAACCACACGAACATCCCCGGCTCGTACGGCGCGTCCGGTGCCACCGCCCGCCCGTCCGCGCCGACGATCAGCCCGGCGTCGAACAGCGCCGCGACCACGCCGGGCCCGGCCCCCGTCAGCCGCTCCACCAGATACCCCCGCACCGTGGCCCACGTCCCGCCGTACGGCAGCCGCACCCGCACGGGATCGACACCGTCGCGCTGGGGGAGCGGGGCGGGCGGGGGCGGCGTACGGCGTCTCATCGGTCAAGGGTACGAGGCGGAAAACCGGTGCACCGACGGGCGGGCGCTCGGCAGGATGTGGATCATGCCGTATCTCATCAGTCCGGTCGTGCCCGCCGGAACACTCGCCCGTACCGCCCAGCCCGCCCTGCCCACCGGCGACGGCCTGTTGCTGCGCCCCTGGCGGGCCGAGGACGCGCCCGCCGTGCACGCCGCCTTCCAGGACCCGCTGATGCACCAGTGGCACATCAGGGCCGCCGACTCCGAGGAGGAGGCCGCCGGCTGGATCGCCCAGTGGCAGAACGGCTGGAAGGACGAGCGCCAGGCCCAGTGGGCCGTCGTGGACGCGGACACCGACGAACTGCAGGGCCGCGTCTCGCTGCTCCAGATCCTGCTCGGCGACGGCTGCGCGGAGGTCGCGTACTGGACCGTCGCGCGGGCACGTGGCCGGGGTGTCGCGGTGCGGGCCGCCACCACCCTGTCCCGCTGGGCGTTCGACGAGATCGGCCTCCACCGCCTCGAACTCTCCCACGCCACGGCCAACGAGGCCTCCTGCCGCGTGGCCGTGAAGGCCGGCTTCGCCGCGGAGGGCACCAAGCGCAGCGCCCTGCTGCACCCCGACGGCTGGCACGACATGCATCTGCACGCCCGCGTCCGCGGCGACTGACCGCACCGTGCACCCGCCCGTCGTGGGCGGTGTGATGATGGAGCGCATGCCGGCCTATGACCTCGCGGACCGACTCGTCGTCGGTGTCGCCTCCAGCGCCCTGTTCGATCTGCGGGAGTCGGACGCGGTCTTCCGCGAGCAGGGCGAGGAGGCCTACCGGGCCTACCAGGAGCAGCACGTGGACGACACGCTCCGGCCCGGCGTCGCGTTCGCGTTCATCCGCAGGCTGCTGTCGCTGAACGACCTCGGCGAGCCGGGCGATCCGCTCGTCGAGGTCATCATCCTCTCCCGCAACGACCCCGACACGGGCCTGCGGGTCATGCGCTCCATCCAGGCCCATGAACTGCCCATCAGCCGGGCCGTGTTCATGCAGGGCAGGTCGCCGCACGCGTTCATCACCGCGCTGAACATGTCCCTGTTCCTGTCCGCGAACGGCGACGACGTGCGCGAGGCGGTCGCCGCCGGGCTGCCGGCCGGGCATGTGCTGGGATCGTCGTACGCGGACGACCCCGCCGACCGTGAGCTGCGGATCGCGTTCGACTTCGACGGGGTGCTGGCCGGCGACGCCGCCGAGCGGGTGTACCAGTCCGACGGTCTGGAGGAGTTCCGGGCGTACGAGGCCCGTAACGCGGCGACCCCGCACGACCCCGGGCCGCTGCGCGACTTCCTCGCCGGGGTGAACCGGATCCAGCGGCGGGAGGAGGAGCGGCGCGCGAGCGATCCGGACTACCCGAGCCGGGTGCATGTCTCTCTGGTGACCGCGCGCAACGCGCCGGCGCACGAACGGGCCGTGCGCAGCCTCAAGCAGTGGGGCGTGCGGGTCAACGGCGCCTTCTTCCTCGGCGGCATAGAGAAGGGCGCGGTCCTGAAGGTGCTCAGACCGCACATCTTCTTCGACGACCAGGTGACCCACCTGGAGAGCGCCTCGCGGACCACGCCCAGCGTGCACATCCCGTTCGGGAAGATCAACGAGACGGCACCCTGACCGCTTACGCGGCCGCCGCGCCGCCCTCCTGCTCGACCTCGATCCGGGCGTTCCAGTCCCGCTTGGAGGCCTGCCAGCCGTCCTCGTCGTGGCCCAGGCGCCAGTAGCCGGAGATCGACAGGTCCTCGCGCGGGATGTCGCGCTCGACCCGCAGCAGCCGGCGCAGCTCCTTCACCCAGCTCGCCTCGCCGTGCACGAACGCGTGCACCCGGCCCGAGGGGAACTCCAGCGCGCGGACGGCCTCCACCAGCGCCGCGCCGACCGGCCGGTCCCCGCGGTGCAGCCAGACGACCTCCACGTCGGAGTCGATCTTCTGCTCCTCCTCCGGGCCCGCCACCTCCACGAAGGCGTGCGCGCGGGCGCCGGCGGGCAGCGCCTCCAGGGACCGCGCGATCGCGGGCAGCGCGCTCTCGTCCCCGGCGAGCAGATGCCAGTCGGCCGCCGGGTCGGGGGTGTAGGCGCCGCCGGGGCCCATGAAGCGGACCGTTTCACCCGGCTGTACGCGGGCGGCCCACGGGCCGGCCAGGCCCTCGTCGCCGTGGACGACGAAGTCCAGGGTCAGCTCGCGGTGTTCGGGATCCCAGGCGCGCACGGTGTACGTCCGGGTGACCGGCCACTGCTCCCGCGGGAACTCGGCGCGGATCCGCTCCAGGTCGAAGGGTTCCGGATAGGTCACGCCCGCGGGGCCGAAGAGCAGCTTCACGTAGTGGTCGGTGCAGGTGTCCGCCGCGAAGCCGGCCAGGCCCTCGCCGCCGAGCACCACGCGCCGCATGTGCGGGGTCAGTCGCTCGGTGCGGATCACCTGGGCGGTTCGGGCCTGGCGAGGCTTTCGTCCCGGACGCTCTGCCATCACGACCTCCTGCAAAATTGGTTAGGTTTACCTAAGTTAGCATCTCGTCCCGGTGCAACACCGCTTTCCTGAGTGCCGGATGGGGGCTTTCGCCGGAAAATACCGGTCAACTTCACGCGGCGAGCGTGGTCAGCAGCCGCTGCAGGGAGCCGCCGAGCCCCCACCGCCCGGACAGCCTGTCCAGGGCCGACGGGTCGCGCGGGGCGTGCGGCAGGGCCGTGTCGACGTCCGGCAGGGGTACGTCGTCGGCCACCCGCACCACCTTCGGGGCGACCGCCACATACGGCCGGGCCTCGTCCAGCCGCCTGCGCTGCGACGGGGTGAGCTTCGCCTTCGGATCGTCCACCGCCGCCATGATCCCGGCCAGGTCGCCGAACTCGGCGAGCAGCTTGGCGGCCGTCTTCTCGCCGATCCCGGCCACGCCCGGCAGACCGTCGCTCGGGTCGCCGCGCAGCAGCGCCAGATCCGCGTACCCCCGTCCGTCGACGCCGTACTTCTCGCGCAGCACCGCCTCGTCGGTCAGCTGGAGCGTGCCGACGCCCTTCAGCGGGTACAGCACCCGGATCCCGCGGGCGTCGTCCACCAGCTGGTACAGATCGCGGTCGCCGGTGACGATGTCCACCGGGCCCGCGGAGCGCGCGGTGAACGTGCCGATCACGTCGTCCGCCTCGTACCCCGCCACGCCGACGCGGGCGATCCCGAGCGCGTCCAGCACGTCCTCGATGACCGGCACCTGCGGGGAGAGGGTGTCGGGCACCTCCTCCTCGTCCGGGGCGCCCTCGTGCTCCTCGGCGACCCGGTGGGCCTTGTAGGTGGGGATGAGGTCCACCCGCCACTGCGGCCGCCAGTCGGCGTCCATGCAGGCCACCAGCTGCTGTGGCCGGTGGTCCCTGACCAGCCGGTCGATGAAGTCCAGCAGCCCGCGCACGGCGTTCACCGGCGTGCCGTCCGGTGCCCTCACCGAGTCCGGCACGCCGAAATAGGCGCGGAAGTACAGGGAAGCGGTGTCGAGGAGCATGAGTCGTCCGGTCACGCTCGCATCATGCCGTACGGCACCGACAGGTGCCTTCCGGTCCGGAACACGTTGCGTGATGCACATCACCGTGAGCCCTGCCACTGGCGGGTTTGCCTCCCCTTGACCTGGGCAGGCGCCGCCACTGGAGCGAGGGAGGTTGCTCTTTTCAACTGTCGGCGACTCTTCGTCTCCCTTTCTGTTCCCGAGACGAGAGGCACGCGTGCAACCGAGGCTTGAGACCGAGCACCTGTTCAAGGTGTTCGGCAGACGACCGGACGAATCGGTACAGCGCCTGCGGCAGGGCGCCGACCGGGAGGAACTGCGTACCGACGGCATCACCGCCGCCGTGATCGACGCCTCCTTCCGCGTCGAGGCCGGCGAGATCTTCGTCGTCATGGGGCTGTCGGGCTCCGGCAAGTCCACCCTGCTGCGCATGCTCAACGGCCTGCTGGAGCCGACCGCGGGCAGCGTCCGCTTCGACGGCCAGGATCTGACCGAGCTGACCGCCCGCGAACTGCGCGAACTGCGCTCGAAGAAGATCAGCATGGTGTTCCAGCACTTCGCGCTGTTCCCGCACCGCAGCGTCCGCGACAACGCCGCCTACGGCCTCGCCGTGCAGGGCGTGTCCCGCGCCGAGCGCGAGCGCCGTGCCGACGAGGCGCTCGCCCTGTGCGGGCTGGACGGCTGGGCGGACTCCTGGCCCGACGAGCTGTCCGGCGGCATGCAGCAGCGCGTCGGCCTCGCCCGCGCCCTCGCCACCGACGCCGATCTGCTCCTCATGGACGAGTCCTTCAGCGCCCTGGACCCGCTGATCCGCCGCGACATGCAGGACCAGCTGCTGGAGCTGCAGCAGACCCTGAAGAAGACCATCGTCTTCATCACCCACGACCTCAACGAGGCCATGCGCCTCGGCGACCGCATCGCCGTCATGCGTGACGGCCGTATCGTGCAGACCGGCACCGCCGAGGACATCCTGCTGCGCCCCGCGAACGACTACGTCGCCTCCTTCATTCAGGACGTCGACCGCTCCCGCGTGCTGACGGCGGGCGCCCTCATGGACGCCTCGGTCACCAGCGACGCCCCCCTCTGCGGCTGCGAGACCGCGACCCGCGACACGCCGTTCACGGAACTGTGCGCGATCAGCGCCCGGCTGTCGCACCGCGTCTCGGTCGTGGACGAGGCGAACCGGGTCGTCGGTGTCGTACCCAGGCAGCGGCTGGTCGGCTTCCTCGGCGACGAGACGGCCGACCCCGCGCCCTGCGACAACCCGGACGGGAAGGTGATCACCCGTGCCTAGGATCCACCTCGGCGACTGGGTCGACTCCGGCGTCAACTGGCTGGTCGACCACCTCTCCTGGCTCTTCGACGCCATCAAGGCCGTCATGGAGGGCATGTACAACGGCATCGACGCCGTGCTCGGCGCGCCCGCGCCGCTGCTGATGGCCGGCATCCTCGCCGTCATCGCCTGGTGGCTGCGCGGCCTTCTCTCGGGCGTCCTCGCCTTCGCCGGATTCGCGCTGGTCGACTCGCTCGCCCTGTGGGACCGGGCCATGTCCACGCTCGCCCTGGTCCTGGTGGCCACCGTGCTCGCGCTGCTGATCTCGCTCCCGCTGGGCATCTGGGCGGCCCGCTCCAAGGCGGTCGGCGCGGCCGTACGCCCCGTCCTGGACCTGCTCCAGACGATGCCGTCGATGGTCCTGCTGATCCCGGCCATGCTCTTCTTCGGCCTCGGCACCGCCGCCGGCGTCGTCGCCACCCTGATCTTCGCACTCGCCCCCGGCGTCCGCATGACCGAGCTGGGCATCCGCCAGGTCGACGCGGACCTGGTCGAGGCCGCCGAGGCGTTCGGCACCACCCCGCGGGACATCCTGTGGCGGGTCCAGCTGCCGCTCGCCCTGCCGACCATCATGGCCGGTGTCAACCAGGTGATCATGCTCGGTCTGTCCATGGTCGTCATCGCCGGCATGGTCGGCACCGGCGGCCTCGGCGGCGCCGTGAACGAGGCCATCGGCCAGCTCGACATCGGCTACGGCTTCGAGGCGGGCGTCGGCATCGTCGTCCTCGCCATCTACCTGGACCGGGTCACCGGCGCGCTCGGCACCCAGCTCTCCCCGCTGGGCCGCAGGGCCGCCGCCAAGGCGCCCACCCGCGTGTGGACGTACCGGCCGCGCCCGGCCGTCGCCGTCGTCGGTGTCGTCGTCCTCGCGCTCGTCGCGGGCGGCATGGGCATCCTCGGCTCCTCCTCCGGGACCTCCGAGGCATCCGGCACGAACGTCGGCAAGGGCAAGGAGATCAAGATCGGCTACATCCCCTGGGACGAGGGCATCGCCTCGACCTTCCTCTGGAAGGAGATCCTGGAGGAACGCGGCTTCAAGGTCACCACCACCCAGTACGCGGCCGGCCCCCTCTACACCGGCCTCGCCACCGGCCAGATCGACTTCGAGACCGACTCCTGGCTGCCCACCACCCACGCCGAGTACTGGCAGAAGTACGGCAAGCAGCTCGACGACCTCGGCTCGTGGTTCGGCCCCACCTCCCTGGAGCTGAGCGTCCCGTCGTACGTGAAGGACGTGAACTCGCTGGCGGACCTGAAGGCCCACGCCTCCGAGTTCGGCGGCAGGATCGTCGGCATCGAGCCCAGCGCGGGCGAGATGAGCCTGCTCAAGAGCAAGGTCCTCAAGGCGTACGGCCTCGACGGCGCCTACCAGGTGATCGACGGCTCCACCCCGGCCATGCTCGCCGAGCTCAAGCGCGCCTACGCCAGGAAGGAGCCGGTCGTCGTCACCCTCTGGTCCCCGCACTGGGCCTACAGCGACTACGACCTGAAGAAGCTCAAGGACCCCGAGGGCGCCTGGGGCAAGGGCGACGGCGTGCACACCCTCGCCCGCAAGGGCTTCGCCGGCGACAACCCGCAGGTCGGCAAGTGGCTGAAGAACTTCTCGATGACCGAGCAGCAGCTCACTGGCCTGGAGTCGCTGATCCAGCAGGCCGGCAAGGGCAAGGAGCAGGACGCCGTCCGCGGCTGGCTGCGCAAGCACCCCGGCCTGGTCGACAAGTGGGCCCCGGTCGCCAAGGACGCCGCCGGGAGCCATGCGGCCGGGTGACCTGACCGGCCCGGACCGCCACCCGAGGGGCGGGCGCCGCCGGACGCCACGGAGCGTCCGGTGCGCCCGCCCCTCGCGGCATCTCCAGGTCCTTGCGGGTACGGCAAGAATCCGGCCAACCACGTTCCGTGACGAGCCTTGGCCCTGGCCGGGGTGCCTGGCCCAGCTGGTCGGCATATTCACCCCCGTCCGCGACCACGTCCCGGGCGGGCCGGAAACCCCGGCACACTGGCGTGAACCGTGAGGTTGGGGGCTCGGCCGCATGACGGGGAAGTGACGGGCGCGTGAAACGGTTTGCCGAACATGCGTAGGGTGCAGAGAAGTCATCAGGAGACGGCTGCCCCGACCCGGTCACCCGGACGGCGGCACGACGAGCGAGGGAGGGAGCCGGAGCGATGGGCGACCACAAAGAGCAGCCCGTGCGGGTGGGCGCGGCCGTCCGGCGGCGCCGCCGCGCCCTGGAGCTGACGCTCGCCGTCGTGGCCGAGCGCACCGGTCTCTCGGTGCCCTTCCTCAGCCAGGTCGAGAACGACCGGGCCCGCCCCAGCCGCACCTCGCTGGAGAAGCTCGCCGACGCCCTGCGTACCACGGCCGTCGAACTCCTCGCCGCCGCCGACCCGGCGGCCAGCGTGGACGTCGTGCGTGCCGACCCGGCCGCCGAGGACGACTTCGCGCCCCGCACCCGCTCCCTGGTGCGCGGCCACCACCAGCTGCACGCCTCCGAGTTCACCGGCGACCACGACGCCGGCCGCGAGTTCCAGCACCGCAACGACGAGCTGATGTACGTCGTCGACGGCGCGGTGGAGATCGAGGCCGAGGGGCGCGCGTACCGCCTGGGCCGCGGGGACACCCTGTATCTGACCGGCGGGGTCCGGCATCGGTGGCGGGCCACGGTCCCCGACACGCGGATCATCGTGGTGGCGGTCGCCGAACACATCGAGGCGGTCCAGGACCGGACCCGTTAGTGCGGGTCGTCTCCCTCGTACCGTCCCTCACCGAGGCAGTCGCCGAGACGCTCCCCGGGGCCCTCGTCGGCGCCACCGACTGGTGCACGCACCCCGCGGACCTCGATGTCCCCCGCATCGGCGGCACGAAGAACCCGGACGTCGACCGGATCGTCGCCCTCGCTCCCGACCTGGTCATCGCCAACGAGGAGGAGAACCGGGCCCCGGATCTCGACGCCCTGCGCGCCGCAGGCCTTCCGGTGCTGGTCACCGAGGTACGCAGCGTGCCGCAGGCCTTCGCCGAACTGGCGCGGGTGCTCGGCGCGTGCGGTGCGCGAAGGCCGCGCTGGCTGGCGGAGGCGGAGCAGGCCTGGACCGACCTGCCCCAGCCGGAGGATCGTAGGACGGCGGTCGTACCGATCTGGCGGCGGCCCTGGATGGTTCTCGGCCGGGACACCTTCGCGGGTGACGTCCTGGCCCGGCTCGGCGTCGGCCACCTGTACGCCGGCCACCCCGAGCGCTACCCCCGCATCCCGCTGGAGGAACTGCGCGCGGCGGCCCCTGACCTGGTGGTCCTCCCCGACGAGCCCTACCGCTTCACCACCGACGACGGCCCGGAGGCCTTCCCGGGGCTGCCCTGCGCGCTGGTCAGCGGACGGCATCTGACCTGGTACGGACCGTCCCTGCGCGCAGCGCCACAGGTGCTGGCCGGGGCGCTGCGAGCAACTCGCCGCTGAGCAGGCCGCGTACGGTGCCGACGGCGGCCGCCAGCCAGGCGGCGGCGAGGACGGTGTACAGCACGACGGCCAGCCCGTCGTAGACCGCGAGGCCGGTGTGCCGGGCGAGCGCCATGGCGCCGGTGACACAGGTGCCGACCGGGAAGGTGAACGCCCACCAGGTCATCGCGAACCCCATGCCGTGCCGACGGGCCCGCACCACGTGTGCGGTCGCCAGCGCCAGCCACAGCAGTGCGAAGCCCATGACCGGGACCCCGTACAGCACGGCGAGGACGCCGAGGCCACGGTCGTACGGGGCCGGTACGACCCCGGGCGCCGCGTCGGCGATCTTGCCGACGGCGGTGGTGGACTGGCCGAGCGGACCCAGGACCAGGAACAGGGTCGGGGTGAGCGCGAGCGGCAGCGGGGCGGGGCCGATCAGCCGGGCGAAGACCAGCGGCAGCATCAGCAGTGTCGCGACGAGGCTCAGCCCGAACATCGCCAGGCACGCCAGCAGCAGGGTCTCGCGGGGCTGACCCGCCGGCAGATACGGGACGAGCAGCGGGCCGAGCGCGGCCGACACCATGGGCGCGACCAGCGGCAGCAGCCACACCGGGGTCGCCTGCGCGGGCTCGACCCGGTGCCGGACGGCCATCAGGTACGGCACGGCCACGGCGGCCGCGAGCCCGACCGCCGTACCGGCGGTGAACAGCACGGCGTCCAGCACGACCGCCGTTCCGGTGCCGATCAGGCCGCGACCGGCGATCAGGGCGCCGCCGCCGACCGCCAGCAGAGCCATCGACAGACAGCCGTAGAAGGGCGCCATGGCCGGGTCGAGGAGATGGGCGCGGGCCTGGTCGGCGTGGCGGGCCCAGTGCACGGCACGGGCCGCCAGCAGGGTCACCAGCAGGATCAGGGAGAGCGCCCAGGCCCCCGCGAACACCTCGGGCAGGGCAGCCGCGTGCGCGGGCAGCGCGACACCGGCGGAGCCGAGGATGGCGGTGC contains:
- a CDS encoding TDT family transporter — protein: MVTAAHPLSAASAPPASRVRRLGPNWYACVMGTAILGSAGVALPAHAAALPEVFAGAWALSLILLVTLLAARAVHWARHADQARAHLLDPAMAPFYGCLSMALLAVGGGALIAGRGLIGTGTAVVLDAVLFTAGTAVGLAAAVAVPYLMAVRHRVEPAQATPVWLLPLVAPMVSAALGPLLVPYLPAGQPRETLLLACLAMFGLSLVATLLMLPLVFARLIGPAPLPLALTPTLFLVLGPLGQSTTAVGKIADAAPGVVPAPYDRGLGVLAVLYGVPVMGFALLWLALATAHVVRARRHGMGFAMTWWAFTFPVGTCVTGAMALARHTGLAVYDGLAVVLYTVLAAAWLAAAVGTVRGLLSGELLAAPRPAPVALRAGTVRTRSDAVR